One window from the genome of Montipora foliosa isolate CH-2021 chromosome 5, ASM3666993v2, whole genome shotgun sequence encodes:
- the LOC138004276 gene encoding uncharacterized protein gives MEQREGETVAQFVTRLRQVVKDCDYVDQADNQIRDQVVQRCMSHDLRQKLLEKGDTLTLEVLLKTAGSFEAVQAQLENMNSKSTTVNQVRDSSANKHHHKGKKTSGEPGNKTCYRCGNKGHFGRDPECHAKGKTCRSCGGADHFSSQCRTKEHKRRGDKKPKEMRKVRYMQAENDDEEDEYAFTVESSSQLGKVEVIVGGCVVKMVIDSGASTNIVDKGVWNDLKQQKIVCVSKKGDKKLYVYGSKEPLKVLGTFSALTKVAESEVQTEFVVIDGEGEALLGRETALQLGVLKLGVPVYTVQSKEVIMSDYKGVFDGVGKLKDYQVKLHVNPDVPPVAQPVRRTPFSLRDKVNL, from the coding sequence ATGGAACAACGAGAGGGTGAAACGGTGGCTCAGTTCGTGACCAGGTTACGACAAGTTGTGAAAGATTGTGATTACGTTGATCAGGCGGATAATCAAATTCGAGATCAAGTTGTTCAGCGGTGTATGTCCCATGATTTAAGGCAGAAATTGCTTGAGAAAGGTGACACTTTAACCCTAGAAGTTCTACTTAAAACTGCAGGATCATTTGAGGCTGTGCAAGCTCAACTGGAGAATATGAACAGTAAAAGCACTACTGTGAATCAAGTTCGTGACTCAAGCGCAAACAAGCATCATCATAAAGGGAAGAAGACATCGGGTGAGCCTGGAAACAAAACGTGTTACCGATGCGGCAACAAAGGACATTTCGGACGAGACCCGGAATGCCATGCGAAAGGAAAAACCTGCAGGTCATGTGGTGGTGCTGATCATTTCTCATCGCAATGCAGAACAAAGGAACATAAACGTAGAGGCGATAAGAAGCCAAAAGAGATGAGGAAAGTGAGATACATGCAGGCAGAAAATGATGACGAGGAAGATGAGTATGCATTCACTGTAGAATCATCGTCACAGCTTGGAAAAGTGGAGGTGATTGTGGGTGGATGTGTTGTGAAAATGGTGATTGATTCAGGGGCGAGCACTAACATTGTAGACAAAGGTGTATGGAATGACCTAAAGCAACAGAAGATTGTCTGTGTATCCAAGAAGGGTGACAAGAAGCTTTATGTGTATGGAAGCAAGGAGCCATTAAAAGTTTTGGGGACATTTTCAGCGTTGACGAAAGTAGCTGAGAGCGAGGTTCAAACTGAATTTGTTGTCATTGATGGTGAAGGAGAAGCACTACTTGGAAGAGAAACTGCGTTGCAACTAGGTGTGTTGAAATTAGGAGTTCCAGTTTATACAGTGCAGTCCAAAGAAGTGATCATGTCTGATTACAAAGGAGTATTTGATGGTGTAGGCAAGTTGAAAGACTATCAAGTCAAGTTACATGTTAATCCTGATGTACCTCCAGTGGCCCAGCCAGTCAGGCGTACTCCATTCAGCCTTCGCGACAAGGTGAACTTGTAA
- the LOC138003631 gene encoding sperm microtubule associated protein 2-like: MASQVQHKSKQTQSINSENRDNVAAKSGSRIESLSRAKPVPFGFIEDRRSVYWDNNLGKDWDNIEPTKSVLSERQLQLIYSKQLHKDYVGDRPSAIWPVSAAAMKATASGRVEMLSEPKALHQDYKPCRQVQTTVSEAAMKAEPSQHIESLSQPKTYAPLKIKSNSEWDWSEWESDLTEAAKNGTASERVLALSDPKPPHRSYKEARPVIWDVSQSAMKALPSLRVQQLARPKSCSQYNEDYDPNVWKVSQGAKSAQATPRIDELAMPIPRKVRTKKVA; encoded by the exons ATGGCAAGCCAAGTGCAacacaaaagcaaacaaacacaaTCTATAAACTCTGAAAATCGTGACAACGTGGCAGCAAAAA GTGGTTCGAGAATTGAAAGTCTGTCACGAGCCAAACCCgttccatttggtttcatcGAGGACAG GCGATCAGTTTATTGGGACAACAATTTAGGAAAGGATTGGGATAACATTGAACCAACCAAGAGTG TTTTATCAGAGAGGCAGTTGCAGCTAATTTACAGCAAACAACTTCATAAAGACTATGTTGGAGACAG ACCAAGTGCAATATGGCCGGTCAGTGCTGCTGCAATGAAAGCAACAGCATCTGGACGGGTTGAAATGCTGTCAGAACCAAAAGCTCTCCATCAAGATTATAAACCCTGTCGACAAGTTCAAACCACTGTCAGTGAAGCAGCCATGAAAGCAGAGCCCTCTCAGCACATTGAATCATTGTCACAGCCCAAAACCTATGCACCACTAAAAATCAAGTCAAACAGTGAATGGGACTGGAGTGAATGGGAGTCTGACTTGACAGAAGCTGCAAAGAATGGAACAGCGTCAGAGAGGGTTCTTGCCCTTTCTGATCCCAAGCCTCCACATCGCAGTTACAAAGAAGCTAGACCTGTTATCTGGGACGTTTCTCAATCTGCTATGAAAGCCCTTCCATCTCTTAGAGTACAGCAGCTTGCACGGCCCAAGAGCTGCAGCCAGTACAATGAGGATTATGATCCAAATGTGTGGAAAGTTTCCCAAGGAGCTAAATCTGCACAAGCAACACCTAGAATTGATGAACTTGCAATGCCTATTCCTAGAAAAGTTAGAACCAAAAAAGTTGcttga